In Solanum pennellii chromosome 3, SPENNV200, a single window of DNA contains:
- the LOC107015217 gene encoding 60S ribosomal protein L28-1-like, which produces MTTVPGQLVWEIVKKNNSFLVKEFGNGTAGVVFSKEPNNLYNLHSYKHSGLANKKTVTIQPEGKDKSVLLATSKTKKQNKPSRLLNKSVMKKEFSRMAKAVTNQVGDNYYRPDLKKAALARLSAVHRSLKVTKSGAKKRNRQA; this is translated from the exons ATGACAACAGTTCCAGGGCAACTAGTATGGGAGATCGTGAAGAAGAACAACTCCTTTTTAGTGAAGGAGTTCGGTAATGGTACCGCTGGCGTCGTCTTCAGCAAAGAGCCTAACAATCTCTACAACCTTCACTCCTACAAGCACTCTG GCCTAGCAAACAAGAAAACTGTGACTATCCAGCCTGAGGGCAAAGATAAATCTGTGTTACTTGCTACATCGAAAACCAAGAAGCAAAACAAGCCTTCAAGGTTGCTGAACAAGTCTGTGATGAAGAAGGAATTCAGCAGAATGGCCAAGGCTGTAACAAACCAG GTTGGAGACAACTACTACAGGCCAGATCTGAAGAAGGCAGCCCTTGCAAGGTTGAGTGCTGTTCACAGGAGTCTCAAGGTCACCAAGTCAGGTGCCAAGAAGAGGAACCGACAGGCTTAA
- the LOC107012973 gene encoding anoctamin-like protein At1g73020, protein MNENIGAEDLETVAFEIGVVVPKSLGNNKDGDETDDCVEVLVDEFRKTGLIVDRVIGLQNEFLRLGAPLKTLGQAAAELQLKKRTHIGVDLQFHWDEVEAYERQPDGSLFSWFERYCCYRHIIYGIVNTSTSTVILKSDGNEVHWEPGKPLLRTLESMGIVKEVFPVHDETKRKQLLRSWALNWWDFTVQPIDDICNYYGTKIASYFAFLGMYTRWMLFPAAFGVTVQLVDFGSLQLFVLSAFFISIICWAVLFFQFWKRKNSALLVRWQMNYPAVDNESKYLEGEWYQFQSPVELMKKQGADKTDKPRGKEAFQREEWLGHFMRFRNDAMIILSIICLQLPFELAFAHVYEVLRSDASKFCLTAVYLFIIQYFNKIGGKISVKLVKYENNKNIERRADSWVYKVFGLYFMQSYIGIFYHALLHRNIMTLRQVLIQRLIISEVLENMLENSLPYLKYSLKKYRAVGNKRKREKGTSSEKTQYMSRVEKEYLKPDYSASIGEELEDGLFDDFLELALQFGMIMMFACAFPLGFAFATLNNITEIRTDALKLLAMLRRPIPRPDATIGAWLNIFQFLIVMSICTNCILLVCLYDHEGKWKISPGIAAILIMEHVLLLLKFLFSRIVPEEPAWIKANRMKNATHVHDMCSRQLLRSISGEKMHELKKDE, encoded by the exons ATGAATGAGAATATTGGTGCAGAGGATTTGGAAACTGTCGCCTTTGAAATAGGCGTGGTGGTACCGAAGAGTTTAGGAAATAATAAGGATGGAGATGAGACTGATGATTGTGTTGAGGTTCTCGTTGATGAATTTCGAAAAACGGGGTTGATTGTTGACAGAGTTATTGGCCTTCAGAATGAATTCCTCAGG TTGGGAGCGCCATTAAAAACTCTTGGCCAGGCTGCAGCAGAGTTGCAGTTGAAGAAACGGACTCATATCG GAGTGGATTTGCAGTTTCACTGGGATGAGGTTGAAGCATATGAAAGGCAGCCAGATGGCTCCTTGTTTAGTTGGTTTGAGCGCTATTGTTGCTACCGTCACATAATATATGGGATT GTGAACACAAGCACCTCAACAGTTATATTAAAGTCTGATGGAAATGAGGTGCACTGGGAACCAGGAAAACCTCTTTTGCGGACATTAGAGTCTATGGGCATTGTTAAAGAAGTGTTTCCTGTGCATG atgaaacaaagaGGAAGCAGCTTCTAAGAAGTTGGGCATTGAACTGGTGGGACTTCACTGTGCAACCTATAGATGATATTTGTAACTATTATGGAACGAAG ATAGCTTCCTATTTTGCATTTCTTGGGATGTACACAAGATGGATGCTCTTCCCAGCTGCATTTGGAGTTACAGTGCAGTTAGTGGATTTTGG GTCATTGCAGTTGTTTGTCCTTTCTGCTTTCTTCATAAGCATAATTTGTTGGGCTGTGTTATTTTTCCAATTTTGGAAACGTAAAAACTCAGCGCTTCTTGTCAG GTGGCAGATGAATTATCCAGCTGTAGACAATGAATCTAAATACTTGGAAGGTGAATGGTATCAGTTTCAGTCCCCTGTGGAGCTCATGAAGAAACAGGGAGCTGACAAAACTGATAAACCAAGAGGAAAAGAAGCATTCCAAAGAGAGGAATGGCTTGGTCATTTCATGAGATTCAGAAATGATGCCATGATTATACTGAGCATTATATGTCTCCAGTTACCTTTTGAGTTGGCTTTTGCTCATGTCTATGAGGTTTTGAGGTCTGACGCATCGAA GTTTTGTCTGACAGCTGTATACCTCTTTATTATTCAGTACTTCAACAAAATTGGTGGAAAGATATCAGTGAAGCTCGTAAAATATGAGAACAACAAAAACATAGAACGGAGAGCTGACAGTTGGGTTTACAAG GTCTTTGGCCTTTACTTCATGCAATCCTACATTGGAATCTTCTATCATGCTTTATTGCACCGCAACATAATGACACTTCGCCAAGTTCTCATTCAACGTCTAATTATATCAGAG GTGCTGGAGAATATGTTGGAGAACTCTCTACCATACTTAAAATACAGCTTAAAGAAATATAGAGCTGTGGG AAACAAGAGAAAACGTGAGAAAGGAACATCCTCGGAAAAGACCCAATACATgtctagagtagaaaaagagtACCTTAAACCTGATTATTCTGCTAGTATTGGAGAGGAGCTTGAAGACGGACTTTTCGATG ATTTTTTGGAATTGGCGTTGCAATTTGGCATGATCATGATGTTTGCTTGTGCATTTCCTCTTGGTTTTGCCTTTGCTACTTTG AACAACATAACAGAGATAAGAACAGATGCATTGAAATTGCTTGCCATGTTAAGAAGGCCCATTCCACGTCCTGATGCAACAATTGGAGCTTGGCTAAACATATTTCAG TTTCTGATTGTCATGTCAATATGTACAAACTGCATTCTCCTCGTATGCCTATATGATCATGAGGGAAAATGGAAAATATCGCCTGGAATTGCTGCAATTCTCATCATGGAACATGTACTTCTGCTCTTAAAATTTTTGTTCTCACGCATTGTTCCTGAG GAGCCAGCGTGGATAAAAGCTAATAGGATGAAGAACGCAACTCATGTACATGATATGTGCTCCAGACAGCTTTTAAGGAGCATTTCTGGTGAAAAGATGcatgaattaaaaaaagatgaataG
- the LOC107012062 gene encoding ESCRT-related protein CHMP1A has translation MGNTEKLMNQIMELKFTSKSLQRQARKCEKDEKSEKLKVKKAIEKGNMDGARIYAENAIRKRSEQMNYLRLSSRLDAVVARLDTQAKMSTISKSMGNIVKSLESSLNTGNLQKMSETMDQFERQFVNMEVQAEFMESSMAGSTSLSTPEDQVNSLMHQVADDYGLEVSVGLPQAAGHAIPTKDSEKVDEDDLTRRLAELKARG, from the coding sequence ATGGGGAACACAGAGAAATTGATGAACCAGATCATGGAGCTCAAGTTCACATCGAAGAGTCTTCAACGCCAAGCCCGGAAATGTGAAAAGGACGAAAAATCCGAGAAGCTTAAGGTGAAAAAAGCGATTGAGAAAGGGAATATGGACGGCGCTAGGATTTACGCCGAGAATGCAATCCGCAAGCGCAGCGAGCAGATGAATTATCTCCGTTTGTCCTCGCGTCTCGACGCCGTTGTGGCTCGACTCGATACTCAGGCAAAAATGAGCACAATCAGCAAGTCTATGGGTAATATCGTCAAATCACTAGAGTCCTCTCTCAATACCGGTAATCTCCAGAAGATGTCCGAGACGATGGACCAGTTCGAGCGCCAGTTTGTTAATATGGAAGTTCAAGCTGAGTTTATGGAGAGTTCAATGGCTGGAAGTACCTCGCTGTCGACTCCGGAAGACCAGGTTAACAGTCTCATGCACCAGGTGGCCGATGACTACGGCCTTGAGGTCTCTGTGGGGCTTCCACAAGCAGCTGGCCATGCTATTCCTACTAAGGACAGTGAGAAGGTCGACGAGGACGATCTAACCAGGCGCCTTGCCGAGCTGAAGGCGCGTGGATGA
- the LOC107012470 gene encoding 40S ribosomal protein S15a-5-like has translation MGRRILNDALRTIVNAEKRGFASAELKPVSNVIANFLQIMKYRGYIKDFQVHDPHRVGKISVELLGRINDCRALTYRQDIKAATLEDYKTRTLPTRQWGYVVITTPNGVLDHEEAQRQNVGGQVLGYFY, from the exons ATGGGGAGGAGAATATTGAACGATGCATTGAGGACTATCGTGAATGCAGAAAAGAGAGGATTTGCTTCTGCTGAGCTAAAACCTGTCTCTAATGTTATCGCTAATTTCCTCCAAATCATGAAGTATCGAG GTTATATTAAAGACTTTCAAGTACATGATCCTCATAGAGTTGGTAAGATATCTGTTGAATTGCTTGGAAGGATCAATGATTGTCGAGCTCTCACCTATAGACAGGATATCAAGGCGGCAACTCTTGAGGATTATAAAACACGCACCCTTCCTACACGTCAG TGGGGATATGTTGTAATTACAACACCAAACGGAGTTTTGGATCACGAAGAAGCTCAGCGGCAAAATGTGGGTGGACAAGTTCTTGGCTACTTTTATTGA
- the LOC107014847 gene encoding uncharacterized protein LOC107014847 isoform X1, whose translation MYGGSGKLGRGGGGAGRGGGVGKRNMQSPFQPPPFHRASPSPAGRLPVGSGAAAPRNRNMASGPTSSAPSNGVEETFSLVTGNRLNYAMIIRLAPDLVEEIKRLETEGGAARIKFDANANSDGNVINVGRKDFRFTCSREPGDLCDIYEERQSGEDGNGLLVESGGAWRKLNVQRVLDESFTNHVKMRTEEAEKKLKSRKAIVLDHANPSMKGQPRAIATIEANPRKMNFKQKKEPLLKKRKAEPPPGGSYGSAYKSGLSLTTNSKGKPSASPLSSPPEPSGAPASPFGNVNLLKGQIVVDDMIPTQTITKATSSDKEIPGKGITSSVQDKVGRKSHTGTTSTDLRSMLISLLIENQSKGISLKALEKAVGDKLPNSAKQIEPIIKKIAIYQAPGRYFLKPEVDIESFPKPALECGSSPEDHCQPSSAPHKFDQLPAPQPVLFPKTDSGELEEGAVSDSKPQEASDAIENIDILHLSPDRSEGQANSSSSSSSDSESSDSGSDSGSQSRSRSKSVASGSSSDSESDASSNSKEASDEDVDIMSDDDKETNHKLQASEQLQCGTLDFEPGQFEVGEIEDLNVADIVDIEKDLPDGGQVAEMDVIPDLGPTRDDEKSVQEIRPLSADWHAHKQREVQMGKLPRDAENVSYQNHSSEIGSIDKDSFRDELSNSVQKSQKSKNKRVRDEKHSVDKGDKHKRVKTQNPIQQQSSGGRNSTFVESSHLSPDKPLEGPYQGLHMQMEDRTSRDAAGDFGSQNNQAMSRKSASEFLQPDRRSVDFSARGKTPTGSERPIKQGESSGHTAKYTERSLQMNEGFPLQRDKVSKYAQDEYGIVSDKRERKSLKDGVGDQHRTSVDSNLNKYDSPLPGNSPKDIMGNMGKSSFINGRGHMLHRELSDLELGELREPPTQETVGLKKQVERKNSFKGENRPSSSDYWNFESSKGRTVDKTVADFRRSSPLQLSSVHSGTPDGLSKRRTPEWHTEDLSRSHQKVAQPQPQQHRPRIYQNDIGSQYNQPVDVHSSRQIEEEGSLGTGQEVHADNRRKSSGGAREQHDLKQSVLPPSVKQNKGQKSSLAAEINDRHKDASLLGSCEGHQRMQECSPDEMSSYSKYEKEEPELKGPIENFAQYEEYVQEYREKYDSYCSINKILESYRNEFIKLGKELDVSKGRDTKRFSDMLGQLKDSYRKCGPRHVRLKKIFIVLHEELKHLKQMIKDFAVSYARDR comes from the exons ATGTATGGAGGTTCCGGGAAGCTAGGCCGTGGCGGCGGAGGCGCCGGCCGTGGCGGCGGCGTCGGGAAGCGCAATATGCAGTCACCGTTCCAACCACCGCCTTTCCACAGGGCATCTCCTTCGCCTGCAGGTAGGCTTCCAGTTGGTAGTGGAGCTGCGGCACCGCGCAACCGCAATATGGCCTCCGGTCCTACCTCCTCTGCTCCCTCGAATGGAGTTGAGGAGACTTTTAGCCTCGTTACTGGAAATCGTTTGAATTATGCTATGATTATTCGGCTGGCGCCAGACCTAGTGGAGGAGATCAAGCGACTGGAAACTGAGGGCGGTGCAGCCAGGATCAAGTTTGATGCCAATGCTAATTCCGATGGAAAT GTCATTAATGTTGGTAGAAAAGACTTCAGATTCACATGTTCGCGTGAACCGGGAGATCTATGTGATATTTATGAAGAACGTCAAAGTGGTGAAGATGGAAATGGTTTGCTTGTCGAGTCAGGTGGTGCTTGGCGAAAATTAAATGTGCAACGTGTTCTGGATGAATCATTTACAAACCATGTTAAAATGCGGACAGAAGAAGCTGAGAAGAAGCTTAAATCACGAAA AGCCATTGTTTTGGACCATGCCAATCCATCTATGAAGGGTCAGCCGAGGGCAATAGCTACAATTGAAG CTAATCCACGGAAGATGAATTTCAAGCAAAAGAAAGAGCCTCTTTTGAAAAAACGGAAGGCAGAGCCACCTCCAG GGGGATCTTACGGATCTGCCTACAAATCTGGCTTGTCTTTAACAACAAATTCAAAGGGAAAGCCTTCTGCTTCTCCTTTATCATCTCCACCTGAACCATCTGGTGCTCCAGCATCTCCATTTGGCAATGTCAATCTCTTGAAGGGCCAAATTGTTGTGGACGATATGATACCCACTCAAACAATAACTAAAGCTACTAGCTCTGACAAAGAAATTCCTGGCAAGGGGATCACAAGTTCTGTACAAGATAAAGTAGGACGTAAAAGTCATACAGGCACAACGTCTACTGATCTGCGTAGCATGTTGATTTCTCTACTTATAGAGAACCAGTCCAAGGGGATTAGTCTTAAG GCACTGGAAAAAGCTGTTGGAGACAAGCTCCCGAACTCAGCCAAACAAATTGAGCCCATTATAAAAAAG ATTGCGATATACCAAGCTCCAGGAAGATACTTCTTGAAACCGGAAGTGGATATAGAAAGTTTCCCGAAACCTGCCCTTGAATGTGGAAG TTCTCCTGAAGATCATTGTCAGCCATCATCTGCCCCTCATAAATTTGATCAACTACCTGCTCCGCAGCCAGTCTTATTTCCAAAAACTGATAGTGGTGAGTTGGAAGAGGGGGCAGTGAGTGATTCTAAACCTCAAGAAGCATCTGATGCCATTGAAAACATTGATATCCTCCATCTTTCACCTGATCGAAGTGAAGGGCAGGCTAATAGTTCTAGCTCTAGCTCTAGTGATAGTGAGAGCAGTGATAGTGGAAGCGATAGTGGAAGTCAGAGTAGAAGCCGAAGTAAAAGCGTGGCCAGTGGGAGTAGCAGTGACAGTGAAAGTGATGCTTCTTCTAACAGTAAGGAGGCATCTGATGAGGATGTTGATATCATGAGTGATGATGACAAAGAGACAAATCATAAACTGCAAGCTTCTGAACAGCTTCAATGTGGAACTTTGGACTTTGAGCCAGGTCAATTTGAGGTGGGTGAGATTGAAGATCTTAATGTAGCTGATATTGTGGATATTGAGAAGGACTTGCCTGACGGTGGCCAAGTAGCTGAAATGGATGTTATTCCTGACTTAGGTCCTACTAGAGATGATGAAAAATCTGTTCAAGAGATCAGACCTTTGTCAGCTGATTGGCATGCGCATAAACAACGTGAGGTCCAAATGGGCAAGCTTCCTCGTGATGCAGAAAATGTTAGTTACCAAAACCATTCTAGTGAAATTGGAAGCATTGACAAGGATAGCTTCAGGGATGAGCTGTCTAATAGCGtccaaaaatctcaaaaaagtaaaaataaaagagtgcGTGATGAAAAACACTCAGTTGATAAAGGTGACAAGCATAAGAGAGTAAAAACTCAAAATCCTATTCAGCAACAAAGTTCTGGGGGTAGGAACTCTACTTTTGTGGAGAGTTCACACTTATCTCCTGATAAGCCTTTAGAAGGGCCTTATCAGGGCCTTCATATGCAGATGGAAGACAGAACTTCCAGAGATGCTGCTGGAGATTTTGGTTCACAAAACAATCAGGCCATGTCTCGAAAGTCTGCTTCTGAATTTTTGCAGCCAGACCGAAGATCTGTTGATTTCTCTGCAAGGGGCAAAACTCCCACTGGTTCTGAGAGGCCAATTAAACAAGGTGAAAGCTCAGGGCATACTGCTAAGTACACTGAAAGAAGCCTTCAAATGAATGAAGGATTCCCCTTACAGAGAGACAAGGTTAGTAAATATGCTCAAGATGAATACGGCATTGTTAGTGataaaagggaaagaaaaagtCTGAAAGATGGTGTTGGGGACCAGCATAGAACATCAGTTGATTCAAACCTAAATAAGTATGATAGCCCGCTGCCAGGAAATTCTCCAAAGGATATTATGGGTAATATGGGGAAATCTTCTTTCATTAATGGGCGTGGGCACATGCTTCATAGAGAGCTCTCAGACTTGGAGTTGGGAGAACTTCGGGAGCCTCCAACACAGGAAACAGTTGGTTTGAAAAAGCAGGTTGAGAGGAAAAATTCATTTAAAGGAGAGAATAGACCATCAAGTTCAGATTATTGGAATTTTGAGTCGAGTAAAGGAAGAACTGTTGATAAGACTGTTGCAGACTTTAGAAGATCATCTCCTCTCCAGTTGAGCTCTGTGCATTCTGGCACTCCGGATGGCTTATCTAAGAGGAGGACCCCTGAATGGCACACTGAGGATTTATCAAGATCTCACCAAAAGGTTGCACAACCTCAGCCTCAACAGCACCGTCCTAGAATTTATCAGAACGATATTGGGTCCCAGTATAATCAACCAGTGGACGTGCATAGTAGTAggcaaattgaagaagaagggaGCTTAGGGACTGGTCAGGAGGTCCATGCAGACAACCGCAGAAAATCGTCTGGTGGTGCACGAGAACAACATGATCTAAAACAGAGTGTACTTCCTCCATCGGTCAAGCAGAACAAGGGGCAAAAGTCCAGTTTGGCTGCCGAGATCAATGATAGGCATAAGGATGCTTCTTTGCTGGGGAGCTGTGAAGGTCATCAAAGGATGCAAGAGTGTTCTCCTGATGAGATGAGTTCATACTCCAAGTATGAAAAGGAGGAACCAGAACTGAAAGGACCAATAGAGAATTTTGCCCA GTATGAAGAGTATGTACAGGAGTATCGGGAAAAGTATGATAGTTATTGctcaataaacaaaatattggAGTCCTACAG GAATGAGTTCATTAAACTCGGGAAGGAGCTTGATGTTTCTAAAGGAAGAGACACAAAAAGATTCTCTGACATGTTGGGACAGTTAAAAGATTCTTATCGCAAATGTGGACCA AGACATGtaagattgaagaaaatatttattgtgcttCATGAGGAATTGAAG CATTTGAAGCAGATGATCAAAGACTTTGCTGTTTCATATGCCAGAGACCGGTAA
- the LOC107014847 gene encoding uncharacterized protein LOC107014847 isoform X2, protein MRTEEAEKKLKSRKAIVLDHANPSMKGQPRAIATIEANPRKMNFKQKKEPLLKKRKAEPPPGGSYGSAYKSGLSLTTNSKGKPSASPLSSPPEPSGAPASPFGNVNLLKGQIVVDDMIPTQTITKATSSDKEIPGKGITSSVQDKVGRKSHTGTTSTDLRSMLISLLIENQSKGISLKALEKAVGDKLPNSAKQIEPIIKKIAIYQAPGRYFLKPEVDIESFPKPALECGSSPEDHCQPSSAPHKFDQLPAPQPVLFPKTDSGELEEGAVSDSKPQEASDAIENIDILHLSPDRSEGQANSSSSSSSDSESSDSGSDSGSQSRSRSKSVASGSSSDSESDASSNSKEASDEDVDIMSDDDKETNHKLQASEQLQCGTLDFEPGQFEVGEIEDLNVADIVDIEKDLPDGGQVAEMDVIPDLGPTRDDEKSVQEIRPLSADWHAHKQREVQMGKLPRDAENVSYQNHSSEIGSIDKDSFRDELSNSVQKSQKSKNKRVRDEKHSVDKGDKHKRVKTQNPIQQQSSGGRNSTFVESSHLSPDKPLEGPYQGLHMQMEDRTSRDAAGDFGSQNNQAMSRKSASEFLQPDRRSVDFSARGKTPTGSERPIKQGESSGHTAKYTERSLQMNEGFPLQRDKVSKYAQDEYGIVSDKRERKSLKDGVGDQHRTSVDSNLNKYDSPLPGNSPKDIMGNMGKSSFINGRGHMLHRELSDLELGELREPPTQETVGLKKQVERKNSFKGENRPSSSDYWNFESSKGRTVDKTVADFRRSSPLQLSSVHSGTPDGLSKRRTPEWHTEDLSRSHQKVAQPQPQQHRPRIYQNDIGSQYNQPVDVHSSRQIEEEGSLGTGQEVHADNRRKSSGGAREQHDLKQSVLPPSVKQNKGQKSSLAAEINDRHKDASLLGSCEGHQRMQECSPDEMSSYSKYEKEEPELKGPIENFAQYEEYVQEYREKYDSYCSINKILESYRNEFIKLGKELDVSKGRDTKRFSDMLGQLKDSYRKCGPRHVRLKKIFIVLHEELKHLKQMIKDFAVSYARDR, encoded by the exons ATGCGGACAGAAGAAGCTGAGAAGAAGCTTAAATCACGAAA AGCCATTGTTTTGGACCATGCCAATCCATCTATGAAGGGTCAGCCGAGGGCAATAGCTACAATTGAAG CTAATCCACGGAAGATGAATTTCAAGCAAAAGAAAGAGCCTCTTTTGAAAAAACGGAAGGCAGAGCCACCTCCAG GGGGATCTTACGGATCTGCCTACAAATCTGGCTTGTCTTTAACAACAAATTCAAAGGGAAAGCCTTCTGCTTCTCCTTTATCATCTCCACCTGAACCATCTGGTGCTCCAGCATCTCCATTTGGCAATGTCAATCTCTTGAAGGGCCAAATTGTTGTGGACGATATGATACCCACTCAAACAATAACTAAAGCTACTAGCTCTGACAAAGAAATTCCTGGCAAGGGGATCACAAGTTCTGTACAAGATAAAGTAGGACGTAAAAGTCATACAGGCACAACGTCTACTGATCTGCGTAGCATGTTGATTTCTCTACTTATAGAGAACCAGTCCAAGGGGATTAGTCTTAAG GCACTGGAAAAAGCTGTTGGAGACAAGCTCCCGAACTCAGCCAAACAAATTGAGCCCATTATAAAAAAG ATTGCGATATACCAAGCTCCAGGAAGATACTTCTTGAAACCGGAAGTGGATATAGAAAGTTTCCCGAAACCTGCCCTTGAATGTGGAAG TTCTCCTGAAGATCATTGTCAGCCATCATCTGCCCCTCATAAATTTGATCAACTACCTGCTCCGCAGCCAGTCTTATTTCCAAAAACTGATAGTGGTGAGTTGGAAGAGGGGGCAGTGAGTGATTCTAAACCTCAAGAAGCATCTGATGCCATTGAAAACATTGATATCCTCCATCTTTCACCTGATCGAAGTGAAGGGCAGGCTAATAGTTCTAGCTCTAGCTCTAGTGATAGTGAGAGCAGTGATAGTGGAAGCGATAGTGGAAGTCAGAGTAGAAGCCGAAGTAAAAGCGTGGCCAGTGGGAGTAGCAGTGACAGTGAAAGTGATGCTTCTTCTAACAGTAAGGAGGCATCTGATGAGGATGTTGATATCATGAGTGATGATGACAAAGAGACAAATCATAAACTGCAAGCTTCTGAACAGCTTCAATGTGGAACTTTGGACTTTGAGCCAGGTCAATTTGAGGTGGGTGAGATTGAAGATCTTAATGTAGCTGATATTGTGGATATTGAGAAGGACTTGCCTGACGGTGGCCAAGTAGCTGAAATGGATGTTATTCCTGACTTAGGTCCTACTAGAGATGATGAAAAATCTGTTCAAGAGATCAGACCTTTGTCAGCTGATTGGCATGCGCATAAACAACGTGAGGTCCAAATGGGCAAGCTTCCTCGTGATGCAGAAAATGTTAGTTACCAAAACCATTCTAGTGAAATTGGAAGCATTGACAAGGATAGCTTCAGGGATGAGCTGTCTAATAGCGtccaaaaatctcaaaaaagtaaaaataaaagagtgcGTGATGAAAAACACTCAGTTGATAAAGGTGACAAGCATAAGAGAGTAAAAACTCAAAATCCTATTCAGCAACAAAGTTCTGGGGGTAGGAACTCTACTTTTGTGGAGAGTTCACACTTATCTCCTGATAAGCCTTTAGAAGGGCCTTATCAGGGCCTTCATATGCAGATGGAAGACAGAACTTCCAGAGATGCTGCTGGAGATTTTGGTTCACAAAACAATCAGGCCATGTCTCGAAAGTCTGCTTCTGAATTTTTGCAGCCAGACCGAAGATCTGTTGATTTCTCTGCAAGGGGCAAAACTCCCACTGGTTCTGAGAGGCCAATTAAACAAGGTGAAAGCTCAGGGCATACTGCTAAGTACACTGAAAGAAGCCTTCAAATGAATGAAGGATTCCCCTTACAGAGAGACAAGGTTAGTAAATATGCTCAAGATGAATACGGCATTGTTAGTGataaaagggaaagaaaaagtCTGAAAGATGGTGTTGGGGACCAGCATAGAACATCAGTTGATTCAAACCTAAATAAGTATGATAGCCCGCTGCCAGGAAATTCTCCAAAGGATATTATGGGTAATATGGGGAAATCTTCTTTCATTAATGGGCGTGGGCACATGCTTCATAGAGAGCTCTCAGACTTGGAGTTGGGAGAACTTCGGGAGCCTCCAACACAGGAAACAGTTGGTTTGAAAAAGCAGGTTGAGAGGAAAAATTCATTTAAAGGAGAGAATAGACCATCAAGTTCAGATTATTGGAATTTTGAGTCGAGTAAAGGAAGAACTGTTGATAAGACTGTTGCAGACTTTAGAAGATCATCTCCTCTCCAGTTGAGCTCTGTGCATTCTGGCACTCCGGATGGCTTATCTAAGAGGAGGACCCCTGAATGGCACACTGAGGATTTATCAAGATCTCACCAAAAGGTTGCACAACCTCAGCCTCAACAGCACCGTCCTAGAATTTATCAGAACGATATTGGGTCCCAGTATAATCAACCAGTGGACGTGCATAGTAGTAggcaaattgaagaagaagggaGCTTAGGGACTGGTCAGGAGGTCCATGCAGACAACCGCAGAAAATCGTCTGGTGGTGCACGAGAACAACATGATCTAAAACAGAGTGTACTTCCTCCATCGGTCAAGCAGAACAAGGGGCAAAAGTCCAGTTTGGCTGCCGAGATCAATGATAGGCATAAGGATGCTTCTTTGCTGGGGAGCTGTGAAGGTCATCAAAGGATGCAAGAGTGTTCTCCTGATGAGATGAGTTCATACTCCAAGTATGAAAAGGAGGAACCAGAACTGAAAGGACCAATAGAGAATTTTGCCCA GTATGAAGAGTATGTACAGGAGTATCGGGAAAAGTATGATAGTTATTGctcaataaacaaaatattggAGTCCTACAG GAATGAGTTCATTAAACTCGGGAAGGAGCTTGATGTTTCTAAAGGAAGAGACACAAAAAGATTCTCTGACATGTTGGGACAGTTAAAAGATTCTTATCGCAAATGTGGACCA AGACATGtaagattgaagaaaatatttattgtgcttCATGAGGAATTGAAG CATTTGAAGCAGATGATCAAAGACTTTGCTGTTTCATATGCCAGAGACCGGTAA